A DNA window from Acidobacteriota bacterium contains the following coding sequences:
- a CDS encoding MerR family DNA-binding transcriptional regulator, with protein MSDLLTPHDVAKLAGVTPGAVRLWADLGRLPVTRTVGGMRLFRLDEVLRWLVTRQTAKREGGQ; from the coding sequence ATGAGCGATCTTCTAACGCCTCACGACGTCGCCAAACTGGCCGGCGTAACGCCTGGAGCGGTTCGGCTTTGGGCCGACCTTGGGCGGCTCCCGGTCACGCGGACGGTCGGCGGGATGCGACTGTTCCGCCTCGATGAAGTGCTGCGCTGGCTCGTCACGCGGCAGACCGCTAAGCGCGAGGGGGGCCAGTGA
- a CDS encoding helix-turn-helix domain-containing protein, producing MTTDAIATPPQWLTVAEVAALVRLSTQILRREARAGRLPHARIGGARGPIRIHDSWVRQWLEASATPVEMTRVR from the coding sequence GTGACCACCGACGCGATCGCCACGCCCCCGCAGTGGCTGACCGTCGCCGAGGTGGCGGCGCTGGTGCGTCTCTCGACACAAATCTTGCGGCGCGAAGCGCGGGCCGGCCGGCTGCCGCATGCGCGCATCGGCGGGGCGCGCGGCCCGATCCGCATTCACGACAGTTGGGTCCGCCAGTGGCTCGAAGCCAGCGCGACGCCTGTCGAGATGACGCGGGTCAGATAA
- a CDS encoding DUF3987 domain-containing protein: MTASPRPVPLSVQPDGIPPDLVAADQFVVWKYVGDDKGKWTKPPYIASDPARLASSTDPATWRPYRIAIDTYLDGKCDGIGVPMVDGLAGVDLDHCIDDQGVIAPWAMAIVTAINTYAERSPSGHGLRLLVRGTLPPGRRKAGPVEMYDSGRYLTVTGQHLDGTPTTIEERTAALAVLHAQTFAAKATKPKASSTMPVLSLGDAELLDKARRASNGSKFSALWAGDISGHASHSEADLALCNLLAFWTNWDAGQMDRLFRQSGLMRDKWDTRHGEQAYGDATIEKAISGCRETYSGARPTVVSVDAPMPEPEPEAVPVMPMPYTFAPAVPHDHFISQWIDYASRCTDGAHEYHEAAALGILADATPTVRARLTQYPNGLGTNFYGLLIGDSTSSRKSTSKDLARDVLYRVLPSSLCSDAFSPEGFVEQLAARPRQSTCLFVDEFSELLSKLHHAPHMAGMKGLFLTVYGGGNYSYHKHSKRAKDGTKILDEDHIVDPHLSVLGCTTPAIFESLTEPDVLSGLLPRFAVIMPTSKPARRPFFESDDDLDGARDHLARHVGRLHAWATSLATSRAVRFEPGVLSRLDALFFEPLEQAGAAQTETGRAMLSRLSATALKLCLLVAAGRPDTADHAALVVTTDDAESAMIIARRWQSYALAFAARIGESDFERKLQRVLVVVRQRRSVPRHVLARLAHCDKKTLDSIRDTLVDRGQIVAVQIKADMGRPGELWQVDSGKGGQA, translated from the coding sequence GTGACCGCCTCACCGCGTCCCGTGCCCCTGTCAGTGCAGCCCGACGGCATCCCTCCGGATCTGGTGGCGGCCGACCAGTTCGTCGTGTGGAAGTACGTCGGTGACGACAAGGGCAAGTGGACGAAGCCGCCCTACATCGCCTCTGACCCCGCGCGGCTCGCATCGTCGACGGACCCGGCCACCTGGCGCCCCTACCGCATCGCGATCGACACGTATCTCGATGGCAAGTGCGACGGGATTGGCGTGCCGATGGTGGACGGGCTGGCCGGCGTCGACCTCGATCATTGCATCGACGACCAAGGCGTCATCGCCCCATGGGCCATGGCCATCGTGACGGCCATCAATACCTACGCCGAGCGCAGCCCGAGCGGGCATGGGCTCCGGTTACTCGTGCGTGGGACACTGCCACCTGGACGCCGCAAGGCTGGCCCCGTCGAAATGTATGACTCGGGGCGGTATCTCACCGTGACCGGACAGCACCTCGACGGAACACCCACCACGATCGAAGAACGCACCGCAGCACTGGCCGTCCTGCACGCGCAGACCTTCGCGGCGAAGGCGACCAAGCCGAAGGCGTCGAGCACCATGCCCGTGCTCAGCCTGGGCGACGCTGAGTTACTCGACAAGGCTCGACGCGCCAGCAACGGCTCGAAGTTTTCCGCGCTGTGGGCGGGCGACATCTCCGGGCACGCCTCGCACTCTGAGGCGGACCTGGCGCTGTGCAACCTGCTGGCGTTTTGGACCAACTGGGATGCCGGCCAAATGGATCGCCTCTTCCGGCAGTCCGGATTGATGCGCGACAAGTGGGACACCCGACACGGTGAACAGGCGTATGGCGACGCGACGATCGAGAAGGCCATCAGTGGATGCCGGGAGACGTACTCGGGCGCGAGACCGACCGTGGTGTCTGTGGATGCGCCCATGCCCGAACCAGAACCCGAGGCGGTGCCCGTGATGCCCATGCCCTACACCTTCGCGCCTGCTGTCCCGCACGACCATTTCATCAGCCAATGGATTGACTACGCCAGCCGATGCACCGACGGCGCCCATGAGTATCACGAGGCGGCGGCGCTGGGCATTCTCGCGGACGCGACGCCAACCGTACGGGCTCGGTTGACGCAGTATCCGAACGGCCTCGGGACGAATTTCTACGGGCTCCTCATCGGCGACAGTACGTCCTCGCGGAAGTCGACCTCGAAGGATCTCGCGCGGGATGTGCTGTATCGGGTGCTGCCCAGTAGCTTGTGCTCGGATGCGTTCTCGCCCGAGGGGTTCGTCGAGCAGTTGGCCGCACGGCCACGGCAGAGCACCTGTCTCTTCGTGGATGAATTCTCCGAATTGCTCAGTAAGCTCCACCATGCGCCGCATATGGCGGGGATGAAGGGCCTGTTCCTCACCGTGTACGGTGGCGGGAATTACTCGTATCACAAGCACAGTAAGCGGGCGAAAGACGGAACCAAGATCCTCGACGAGGACCACATCGTCGATCCTCACCTGTCCGTGCTCGGCTGCACCACGCCGGCAATCTTCGAGTCGCTGACCGAACCCGATGTGCTCTCTGGGTTACTGCCTCGATTCGCAGTCATCATGCCGACCTCGAAGCCGGCGCGGCGGCCGTTCTTCGAGTCCGACGATGACCTGGACGGAGCCCGTGACCATCTGGCTCGACATGTCGGCCGCCTCCATGCGTGGGCAACCTCGCTGGCGACATCCCGCGCGGTGCGCTTCGAGCCCGGCGTGCTCTCCCGGCTCGATGCCCTGTTCTTCGAGCCACTCGAACAGGCCGGCGCCGCGCAGACGGAAACCGGACGCGCCATGCTGTCACGCTTGTCTGCGACCGCGCTCAAGCTCTGCTTGCTGGTGGCCGCCGGCCGTCCCGATACCGCCGACCATGCCGCGCTCGTGGTGACGACAGACGATGCCGAGTCCGCCATGATCATTGCGAGGCGGTGGCAAAGCTACGCCTTGGCCTTCGCGGCGCGGATTGGCGAGTCCGACTTCGAGCGGAAGCTGCAGCGGGTGCTCGTGGTGGTTCGCCAGCGCCGGTCAGTCCCGCGGCACGTCCTCGCCCGGCTCGCTCATTGCGACAAGAAGACGCTCGACTCCATCCGGGACACCCTGGTCGACCGGGGTCAGATCGTGGCGGTGCAAATCAAGGCCGACATGGG
- a CDS encoding tyrosine-type recombinase/integrase: MTRRHRNHNLRKRCDCPRRLWPKCAHSWWFNYQPKGGTSFRISLDKHAAKHLDRKADAESLAATIRTEIDAGTYGQVAPISEMTLRELADVYLDRSVAVDHPASVAECRSRLNVICGTVLPRPTGGAAPFGDWRLVDVTTDTIERHREARRAAGTGLAGTNRSLARLRAMYNWAVRTGYVEHTPFKRQGEAVVRLQREAPRSRRLDGDRDEEARLLAACAPHLRALVEAALATGCRVGELLSLTWQQVVGLTIDVTKTPPVMTWAPRSEIVMLASKTKTQRDRRIPISTRLKAIVEMRALDPNGQPFASDLFVFGNAVGEQVGSIKRAWMTALLKANGVDAEYNDKANLSPKSRAAFAEINLHFHDLRREAGSRWLEGGVPLHTVRDWLGHTSIAQTSTYLSGTQQTQHGAMTAFEARLADLEAAAKAKAAAAAAKAATKPEEPFVQQCATEVKKQHRKAVSAGGRQHRTLNKNAGERQTTIM; encoded by the coding sequence ATGACACGACGACACCGCAACCACAACCTGCGAAAACGCTGTGACTGCCCGCGCCGCCTGTGGCCCAAGTGCGCGCATTCGTGGTGGTTCAACTACCAGCCGAAAGGCGGAACGTCGTTCCGGATCTCGCTCGACAAGCACGCGGCCAAGCATCTCGACCGCAAAGCCGATGCTGAGAGTCTCGCCGCCACCATCCGCACGGAGATTGACGCCGGCACCTATGGTCAGGTGGCGCCCATCTCGGAAATGACGTTGCGTGAACTGGCCGACGTCTATCTCGATCGCAGCGTGGCGGTCGACCATCCAGCGTCCGTCGCCGAGTGCCGCTCGCGCCTGAATGTCATCTGTGGCACGGTGCTGCCACGGCCAACCGGCGGCGCCGCGCCGTTCGGTGACTGGCGACTGGTCGACGTCACGACCGACACGATCGAACGCCATCGTGAGGCCCGCCGCGCCGCCGGGACCGGCCTTGCGGGCACCAACCGCAGCTTGGCGCGCCTCAGAGCGATGTACAACTGGGCGGTCCGCACGGGGTACGTCGAGCACACGCCGTTCAAGAGGCAGGGGGAGGCGGTTGTGAGGCTCCAGCGTGAAGCGCCCCGCAGCCGACGTCTGGACGGCGATCGGGACGAAGAGGCCCGACTACTCGCCGCATGCGCGCCGCACCTGCGTGCGCTGGTAGAGGCAGCCTTGGCCACAGGCTGTCGCGTTGGTGAACTGCTGTCGCTCACATGGCAGCAGGTCGTTGGCTTGACGATCGACGTGACGAAGACGCCGCCGGTCATGACCTGGGCGCCGCGTTCGGAAATCGTGATGCTGGCCTCGAAAACGAAGACGCAGCGGGATCGTCGCATTCCGATCAGCACGCGCCTCAAAGCGATCGTGGAGATGCGCGCACTCGATCCGAACGGCCAGCCGTTCGCGTCCGACCTGTTCGTGTTTGGCAACGCCGTTGGTGAGCAGGTCGGATCGATCAAGCGCGCCTGGATGACGGCCCTCCTCAAGGCGAACGGCGTCGACGCCGAGTACAACGACAAAGCCAACCTCTCGCCCAAGTCCCGGGCGGCATTCGCGGAGATCAATCTGCACTTCCACGATTTGCGACGGGAAGCGGGCAGCCGGTGGCTCGAAGGTGGCGTGCCCCTGCACACCGTTCGTGATTGGTTGGGACATACCAGCATCGCGCAGACGTCCACCTACCTGAGCGGGACGCAGCAGACGCAGCACGGCGCCATGACCGCCTTCGAGGCACGCTTGGCGGACTTGGAGGCGGCAGCCAAAGCCAAAGCGGCAGCCGCGGCAGCCAAGGCCGCGACGAAGCCGGAAGAACCGTTTGTGCAACAGTGTGCAACAGAAGTCAAAAAACAGCATCGAAAGGCCGTGTCGGCCGGTGGGCGGCAACACAGAACACTCAATAAAAACGCGGGCGAGCGTCAAACCACTATCATGTAA
- a CDS encoding DEAD/DEAH box helicase — MHSNNTTTGLALRPYQHEAVNAVLAAFDRDVRRQLVVMPTGTGKTIVFSEVIRRRGGRALVLAHRDELIQQPVDKIPMVMPGAQVGIVKAERDETDAQIVVASVQTLSRPRRGDRLVADFSTIVVDEAHHAPADSYQRILERAGAFGDDAPLVLGVTATPERADGAPLGETWQEITYRVEMLPMIGAGYLSDIIAKRVHLEVDLDAVHTRCGDLVAGELDEAMRSANAPAHCRDAYLEHADGRKALVFTPSVALAHETATAFQQAGVAAEALDGTTDPDLRRAILRRLHAGETMVVCNCAVLTEGFDEPSLDCIIVARPTKSRGLYQQMIGRGTRPYPGKANLLVLDLVGSTRRHDLQSVAELFNLRPEELDGDATVTEAIGRRQALQAQRDAHGRLVSETVDLFHRRALHWVASGATRHALSIGEAGMVILRADDLVHWTVLHLDQARQSHALAAGIDLGYAQGIAEDFARKVGAGRLVDRAAPWRTAPASEGQLGILRRCRIPFAPDISKGDASDLITTMVARRVA; from the coding sequence ATGCACAGCAACAATACCACAACCGGCCTGGCGCTCCGGCCCTACCAGCACGAGGCGGTCAACGCCGTCCTGGCCGCGTTCGATCGCGACGTTCGCCGACAACTAGTTGTGATGCCGACCGGCACGGGGAAAACGATCGTCTTCTCGGAAGTCATCCGGCGCCGTGGTGGCCGTGCCCTCGTGCTCGCGCATCGCGACGAACTGATACAGCAGCCCGTCGACAAGATCCCGATGGTGATGCCGGGCGCGCAAGTCGGCATCGTGAAGGCTGAGCGAGACGAGACCGACGCACAGATCGTCGTCGCCAGCGTCCAGACGCTCAGCCGACCGCGCCGTGGGGATCGCTTAGTGGCGGATTTCTCCACCATCGTCGTCGACGAAGCCCATCACGCCCCAGCCGACAGCTACCAGCGCATCCTCGAACGCGCCGGCGCCTTCGGGGATGACGCCCCGCTCGTGTTAGGTGTGACCGCCACGCCTGAGCGTGCCGACGGTGCTCCGCTCGGCGAGACCTGGCAGGAGATCACGTACCGCGTCGAGATGCTACCGATGATCGGCGCGGGCTACCTCTCCGACATTATCGCCAAGCGCGTGCATCTCGAAGTCGACCTCGATGCCGTGCATACGCGGTGTGGTGATCTCGTGGCCGGCGAACTTGACGAAGCGATGCGCTCCGCCAATGCTCCGGCGCATTGCCGGGATGCCTACCTGGAACACGCCGACGGGCGCAAGGCGCTCGTGTTCACGCCAAGTGTGGCCCTGGCCCATGAGACCGCGACGGCCTTTCAGCAAGCCGGGGTGGCGGCTGAGGCGCTGGACGGCACAACCGATCCCGATCTTCGCCGGGCCATCCTGCGACGCCTGCACGCGGGCGAAACGATGGTGGTCTGCAATTGCGCCGTGCTGACCGAAGGATTCGACGAACCGAGTCTCGACTGCATCATCGTGGCGCGGCCCACGAAATCGAGGGGCCTCTATCAGCAGATGATCGGTCGGGGCACGCGGCCCTATCCCGGCAAGGCGAACCTGCTCGTGCTCGACCTGGTGGGCTCGACTCGCCGGCATGATCTCCAGTCCGTCGCTGAACTCTTCAACCTGCGACCTGAAGAACTTGACGGCGATGCGACGGTGACGGAGGCGATTGGCCGTCGTCAGGCTCTGCAAGCACAACGTGACGCGCATGGGCGCCTCGTGTCGGAGACGGTTGATCTGTTCCACCGGCGAGCGTTGCACTGGGTCGCCAGTGGGGCGACGCGCCATGCCCTCTCGATTGGCGAAGCCGGCATGGTGATCCTGCGGGCTGACGACCTCGTGCACTGGACCGTGCTCCATCTCGACCAAGCACGCCAATCGCACGCGCTCGCAGCGGGGATTGATCTGGGCTACGCACAGGGCATTGCTGAGGACTTCGCGCGCAAGGTGGGCGCTGGCCGCCTCGTGGATCGGGCGGCGCCCTGGCGCACCGCTCCGGCATCCGAGGGGCAACTCGGCATCTTGCGGCGATGCCGGATTCCCTTTGCGCCGGACATCTCGAAGGGCGACGCCTCCGACCTCATCACAACAATGGTGGCGCGGAGGGTGGCATGA